CAGCTGCTCAACCCGCAGACCTCCGTTTCGCTGAACTTCAGCTTCGGCCACATCAGCGGCTACCAGAGCGATCCCTACAAGATCATCACGAAGAACACCGAACTGCTGCCCGGCCTCGTGTTGCCCCTGACGTTCCCTGAGAACCGTCCCGACACCCGCAACAAGTGGATCGTCTTCGCGAGCGTGAACCACGCCGTCGAGGCCGCCAACGGCGCCATCGACGCGAGCTACCGCCTGTATCACGACTCCTTCGGCACCACGAGTCACACGCTCACCGCGGCCTGGCTGCAGAAGCTCGGTGCGCACGTCGTGCTGATCCCCAGCGTGCGCCTCTACCAGCAAGGCCAGGCCGATTTCTATCACGTGACGCTGACCGGCACCGACATCGTGCCGGGCGACCTGCCGAACCCCGCCGGCCCGTTCTTCTCCGCGGATTACCGTCTCTCGAAACTGCGCAGCGTGAACTACGGCCTGAAACTCGTGTGGAATCCCACGGAGCACGTGCACCTCGACGTCGCAGTGGACCGCTACGACATGTCCGGCCGCGACGGCATCACGTCGGCCAGCGCGTATCCCGATGCCAACATCGTGACCGCCGGCATCAGCTACACTTGGTAGTCCGTCCCGCGCTCCCACCGTGCCCGCTGCCGCCACTCGTCCGTCCGACTCGCTGCCACCGCCCACACCGGCGGATCGCGCGGCGCCGTTGCGTCGCATGGTGTTTCGCGCGCTCGGCACGAATTGCGAGGTGCGTTACGGCGCGCCAGACCTCGGTGCGGCGGTGCAGTTCGAGCACGATTTGCGGGCGTGGGTCGAGCGCTTCGAGGCGCGCTACTCGCGCTTTCGCCCCACGAGCCTGGTTTCGCGCATCAACGCGGCGGCCGGCTCCTGGGTGACGATCGACGAGGAGATGGACGAGATGCTCGGCATCTGCGCGTCGTTGCACGCAATCACCGGCGGCACTCTCGATGCGACGGCCGGTCCGTTGCTGCAACTCTGGGATTATCGCTGCCCGCCGTCGCAGTTGCCCACGCCGTCGTGCGTCGCCGCCGTGCGCGAACTGGTTGGCTGGCCGCGCGTGGAGCGCATGCCGGGCCGCGTGCGCTTGCGGGTGGGCATGTCGCTCGACTTCGGCGGGTGGGGCAAGGAATGGGCCGTCGATGCCGTCGCCCAGCTCGCGCGACGCGCCGGCGTGAACGACGCGCTGATCGATTTTGGCCACGACATCCGCGCGCTCGGCGCGCCGCCGGGACGTCCCGCGTGGCACATCGGCCTCGAGAATCCCGCCGTGCCCGGCCGGCACAACGGCAGCATTGCCGTCTCCGGCAGCAAGGGCGTCGCCTCGTCGGGCGACTACCTCCGCCAGTTCACTTTCGCCGGCCGTCGCTACGGCCACATCGTCGATCCGCGCGACGGCTACCCGGTCTCGCACGGTTTGCAACAGGTCACTGTCGTCGCGGAAAACTGCTTCCTCGCCGGCGTGTTGTCGACGACGGCCTTCGTGCTCGGCCCGCAGCTCGGGCTGGAGTTCATCCAGCGTTTCCCTGGCGCCGAGGGGCTGCTCGTCACCGAAAATGGCCGCGCCCAGACGCGCGGTTTCTGGAATTATGTCGTCACGTAAACTCCTCGCTCTTTTCGCCGCCGGACTGCTGTTCGCTGCGGCTTTCTCGTTCGCGCGGGCCGAACTCGCGCGGGGCGCCGTGTTCCCGAGCCTCGCCGACGCGCAACTCGAGGGTGCGTTGCCCGAAACGCAGGGCCGCGTGGTGCTCGTGGATTTCTGGGCCTCGTGGTGCGCGCCGTGCAAGGCGTCGTTCCCCGCGCTCGGCCAGCTGCACGCCGACTACGGCCCGCGCGGCGTCACGATCCTCGGCGTGAGCGAGGACGACAAGGCGAAGGACTACGCCGCGTTCCTCAAGAAATACGCGCCGCCCTTCGCCACCGTGCGCGACGCTGCGCACAAGCTCGCCGGCGCCGTCAAGGTGCCCGCGATGCCCACCACCGTCGTCGTCGGCCGCGACGGTCGCGTGCGCGCGATATTCACCGGTTACCACGGCGAAGAGACCGAAAAATCCATCCGCGCCGCCCTCGACCAGGCCCTCGCCGAATCCCCCGCTTCATGAAAAACTCGCCCTTCCTCCGCCTGGCTCTCGCTGCCGCCGCGCTCGCCACGGCGCTGCTCGGCAGCGGCTGTTCCTCCGCTCGCGTGCAACCTTGGGAGCGCGCAACACTCGCCGATTACACGATGCGCCCCGATCGCGATCCGCTTCAGAACGCGATGACCGAGCACATCTATTTCTCGCGCGAAGCCTCTTCCGGCGGTCGCGGCGTCGGTGGCAGCGGCTGCGGCTGCAACTGAGCCGTCCGCCTTTTTCCCTTCAACGGTCAACCTGTCTGGTCCCGCGCTGCGGGATCGTGCCCTGTCATGTCTTCATTCGTCCTTTCTCTGGTTTGGAAATTTCGCCGCGTTCAACTTCCGGCGCTCGCGCTGATCGCGCTGCTCCAGCGCACTCCGATCGTGCGGTTGCTGCTCTGCGCGGAGTCCGTCGTGGTTCGCGGCTCGCTCGGCCAGGTGCTGCGCTCCACCGCGCTCGTCGCGACCGCCGTCGGCGCCGTCGACACGCTGGCGGGCGCCACGACGTTCAGTGCCACGCCGGCCAGCCCGGCTTCGGCGACGACCGGCGCGGCGTTTCAAGCGGCGTTCGCCGTCACCGGCGCGCCGTCGACCGTGAAATCCTACACGATCTCGAACCTGCCTCCGGGCCTGAGTGTGACCGGCGCGACGGCGAGCGGAGCGGATCTCCTCCTCAACGCGAGCAACGGCACGATCTCGGGCACCCCGACGACTGCCGGCAACTACGCCGTGTCGATCAAGGCCTGGGAAAAGGTGAGCGCCACCGGCAAGAGCGTTTCCTACAGCTACACGATCAATGTCACCGGCGGCGTCGTGGTCACCGCCCCGTCGATCACGACTCAACCCTCGAGCCAAACCGTGACGGCAGGCGGAGGCGCGAATTTCGCCGTCACCGCATCAGGCACCGATCCGCTCGCTTACCAATGGAGAAAGGACGGTGCTGCAATCTCCGGCGCCGCCTCCGCGACTTACTCGATCGCCTCGACGACGACCGCCGACGCCGGCACCTACACGGTGGTCGTGAGCAACTCCGCCGGCAGCGTTACCTCGAACGGTGCCACGCTCACCGTGAACGCTGCCGCCAGCGCGCCATCGATCACCACACAACCCTCGAACCAGAGTGCCACGACCGGCGGCTCCGTGTCGTTCTCGGTGACGGCCAGCGGCACGGCGCCACTCAGTTATCAGTGGCGCAAGGACGGCGCCAACCTCCCCGGCGCGACTTCGTCCACTTACTCGATCGCATCCGTCACGAGCGGCGATGCGGGCACCTACAGCGTCGTCGTTTCCAACTCCGTCGGCAACGCCACGTCGAACGGCGCGACGCTCACCGTCACCGCCAGCGCCGTCGCTCCGACGATCGCGACACAACCCGCCTCGCAAACCGTGAACACCGGCGCGTCGGTCACGTTCAGCGTCACCGCGTCCGGGACGGCGCCGCTGAGTTACCAATGGCGCAAAGACGGCGCTGCGATCGCCGGCGCCGTCTCCGCGAGTTTCACGATCGCCTCGGCGGCCACCAGCGACGCCGGCGCCTACACCGTCGTCGCGACGAACTCCGCCGGCTCCGCGACTTCGAACAGCGCCACGCTGACGGTCAACACCGCCAACACGGCCACGGCGCCGTCGATCACGACGCAGCCCGCCGCGCAAACCGTCAACGTCGGCGCGTCCGTCTCGTTCATCGTCGCCGCCTCCGGCACGGCCCCGCTCAGCTACGAGTGGCGCAAAGACGGCGCCACGATCGCGGGCGCCACGTCTTCGACCTTCACGATCGCTGCGGCGGCGAACGGCGACGCCGGCACCTACAGCGTCGTCGTGAGCAACTCCGCCGGCAGTGCGACCTCGAACGGCGCGACGCTCACCGTCAACAGCACGAGCACCGCCACCGCTCCGTCGATCACCACGCAGCCGGCGAGCGTCACCGTTTCGACGGGCCAATCCGCCACATTCTCGGTCGCTGCGACCGGCACGGCGCCGTTGAGTTACCAATGGCGCAAAGACGGTGCCG
This portion of the Opitutia bacterium genome encodes:
- a CDS encoding immunoglobulin domain-containing protein; its protein translation is MSSFVLSLVWKFRRVQLPALALIALLQRTPIVRLLLCAESVVVRGSLGQVLRSTALVATAVGAVDTLAGATTFSATPASPASATTGAAFQAAFAVTGAPSTVKSYTISNLPPGLSVTGATASGADLLLNASNGTISGTPTTAGNYAVSIKAWEKVSATGKSVSYSYTINVTGGVVVTAPSITTQPSSQTVTAGGGANFAVTASGTDPLAYQWRKDGAAISGAASATYSIASTTTADAGTYTVVVSNSAGSVTSNGATLTVNAAASAPSITTQPSNQSATTGGSVSFSVTASGTAPLSYQWRKDGANLPGATSSTYSIASVTSGDAGTYSVVVSNSVGNATSNGATLTVTASAVAPTIATQPASQTVNTGASVTFSVTASGTAPLSYQWRKDGAAIAGAVSASFTIASAATSDAGAYTVVATNSAGSATSNSATLTVNTANTATAPSITTQPAAQTVNVGASVSFIVAASGTAPLSYEWRKDGATIAGATSSTFTIAAAANGDAGTYSVVVSNSAGSATSNGATLTVNSTSTATAPSITTQPASVTVSTGQSATFSVAATGTAPLSYQWRKDGAAIAGATSASYTIAAVTSNDAGAYSVVVSNSAGTATSNSATLAFASTASIFPHLTALAFDGAGRLYATDSTNDTIRRIAADGTVYLVAGSTGNAGSSNGSGAAALFNQPGGLVATNDGILYVADTANAVIRRIATDGSVTTFAGNSALRGNTNGNGTAATFSAPTGIALDSSGNLYVADATNHTIRKITSAGAVTTYAGQPGTAGSANGSAASAKFNHPAAVAVDGAGNVYVADTNNNTIRKISAAGNVTTLAGVSGVSGAADGRGADALFNQPQGLAIDAAGNLHVADTGNSSVRRITPAGVVTTIAGLSTISRESDDEDDDPKKSANNSALFNHPLAVAISPSGMLYVGDTGAGAVRTVAADGTVTTLALTLGQSSGGSTTGGASSGNPSGTSSGGTSGSAASGGGGGGAPSLWLPLAVSLAFAVRRWRRTVGR
- a CDS encoding TlpA family protein disulfide reductase, which codes for MSSRKLLALFAAGLLFAAAFSFARAELARGAVFPSLADAQLEGALPETQGRVVLVDFWASWCAPCKASFPALGQLHADYGPRGVTILGVSEDDKAKDYAAFLKKYAPPFATVRDAAHKLAGAVKVPAMPTTVVVGRDGRVRAIFTGYHGEETEKSIRAALDQALAESPAS
- a CDS encoding DUF3570 domain-containing protein, which translates into the protein MTHPQRPVFAPALLVAGVIFLLQPRTARAESTITYKYEDYRESAGRVGVQAQYGLIEHSLSTDAKLKLTGVIDSIAGATPTGEAPLTPGGDVPLTQMHDRRKAWTADYSHQLGRVNVGVGFANSRESDYVSNGASLNTLTDFNDKNTSLLLGFSATDDTVRVFYQTDRVKKRAWDAVIGVNQLLNPQTSVSLNFSFGHISGYQSDPYKIITKNTELLPGLVLPLTFPENRPDTRNKWIVFASVNHAVEAANGAIDASYRLYHDSFGTTSHTLTAAWLQKLGAHVVLIPSVRLYQQGQADFYHVTLTGTDIVPGDLPNPAGPFFSADYRLSKLRSVNYGLKLVWNPTEHVHLDVAVDRYDMSGRDGITSASAYPDANIVTAGISYTW
- a CDS encoding FAD:protein FMN transferase, with amino-acid sequence MPAAATRPSDSLPPPTPADRAAPLRRMVFRALGTNCEVRYGAPDLGAAVQFEHDLRAWVERFEARYSRFRPTSLVSRINAAAGSWVTIDEEMDEMLGICASLHAITGGTLDATAGPLLQLWDYRCPPSQLPTPSCVAAVRELVGWPRVERMPGRVRLRVGMSLDFGGWGKEWAVDAVAQLARRAGVNDALIDFGHDIRALGAPPGRPAWHIGLENPAVPGRHNGSIAVSGSKGVASSGDYLRQFTFAGRRYGHIVDPRDGYPVSHGLQQVTVVAENCFLAGVLSTTAFVLGPQLGLEFIQRFPGAEGLLVTENGRAQTRGFWNYVVT
- a CDS encoding DUF4266 domain-containing protein, with amino-acid sequence MKNSPFLRLALAAAALATALLGSGCSSARVQPWERATLADYTMRPDRDPLQNAMTEHIYFSREASSGGRGVGGSGCGCN